Genomic window (Desulfovibrio legallii):
CCGGAGCGGGTGCCGCCGATGCCTTTGGCATAGGCCAGGGCCGTCTTGAGGGCGGAGCCGGTGGCGTCCTGCTCAATGGCCACCAGGCAGGGCACGCCCCCGCCTTCGGTGAAGGTGCGGCGCACCAGGTGGCCGGGGCCTTTGGGCGCGATGAGGAAGACGTCCACGTCCTTGGGCGGCAGGATCTGGCTGAAGTGGATGTTGAAGCCGTGGGCGAAGAGCAGGGCCTTGCCCTTGGTCAGGTGGGGCTTGATGTCGCTTTCGTACACGGCGGCCTGCACTTCGTCAGGCAGGAGGATCATGATCAGGTCGGCCTGGGCGGCGGCTTCGGCGGCGGAGACGGGGGTAAAGCCGTGTTCTTTGGCCAGCGCGTAGTTGGGGCCGCCGGGGCGCTGGCCCACCACAACCTTGACGCCGGAGTCGCGCAGGTTCTGGGCGTGGGCATGGCCCTGGCTGCCGTAGCCGATGATGGCCACGGTCTTGTTTTTGAGGCAACTGAGGTCCGCATCCTGATCGTAGTAAACTTTCATCTGAACTTCCTCTGAGTACTCACGGTTAAAAAAGGGTTCCTCCCCGCCCGCGCGTGGAGGAGCAGCGGCTTGAAACCCGACGCCCAAAGCCGGGGCCGTAAGTCCCCCCCCGTGGGGGGGGGGACCGTGTGCGCGTCTTTTGGGCATGCCCCCGGAAGGGGGGCAACGTCAATCGGTTTTTTTGGAGCGGCGCATGGCCACGGCCCCGGTGCGGGCCACTTCCTTAATGCCGAAGCGTTGCAGCAGGCCCAGGATGGCGTCCAGTTTTTCCTGGTCGCCCGT
Coding sequences:
- the ilvC gene encoding ketol-acid reductoisomerase, whose protein sequence is MPKRRAHGPPPHGGGLTAPALGVGFQAAAPPRAGGEEPFFNREYSEEVQMKVYYDQDADLSCLKNKTVAIIGYGSQGHAHAQNLRDSGVKVVVGQRPGGPNYALAKEHGFTPVSAAEAAAQADLIMILLPDEVQAAVYESDIKPHLTKGKALLFAHGFNIHFSQILPPKDVDVFLIAPKGPGHLVRRTFTEGGGVPCLVAIEQDATGSALKTALAYAKGIGGTRSGVIETTFREETETDLFGEQAVLCGGLSALIKAGFETLVEAGYQPEMAFFECMHEMKLIVDLIYEGGLSRMRYSISNTAEYGDYVSGPRLINENVKKEMKAVLKDIQSGVFARDFILEARARYPMFLTTRRNESEHQIEKVGKELRGMMSWLKKDKVD